The DNA sequence gtgttgaattcttactatctaaatgatcacttagtaacatgtacagtACAGTCttttcagttttgttcttggttctgtccactcttgggagattgagatttaaaccagtttaattaaaccacctTTAGGCTGGTTTGagtgctggtgtgaatgcTTTATTAGACCCGCTTTCACAAAAATGACTTAGCTAATTAATCTCTTTACCTTTTAAAAACAGAATTAATTTTTGCCAAGCTTACGCATcttcggttttttttttctttcactaCAACGATAAATGATTTGTCCTTGGACTCACACATGAGCTAACTCTGTGAAATAGCACTCCCGAGAAAAGCAGTCCGAGAAAATCTATCAGCTCCAAGACTTTAAAAGAGCAAAGAGTTCAAGGGTTGGAAAATGAAAAgttttttgtatatttgaTATTCTcatcaccccctccccctaagaATGATCTAAAACGTAAATGTGGAGTAAAAAAAGTCGAGAAAAATACTGCATCGACAGATATAAAATGGCTGATTTATTGATGTTTGAATTATTGTTTTTACCCTTTGTCTCAGCGCTAAAACTAATCATCCTTCAAAGCCATACTTCCCTCAAGGTTACAAGCCGTAAAAACTCAAATTGACGCTGTCAATTCGGTGCCAGTGGTGATAAAGTAGTCCAttcgttaaaagacaaaaagagaTCATATCAGCAGCAGCGTAGCGAGTCGGTGAATAATTATAATCATCAATATGCATTTCACGCACAAAACAACAGCTTTCTATACAAGTAAAAGCCACGAGTGTAATTAGAACTTTTTGAACAATGTTTTAAACAGCACACAAAAGTGTACACGCTCGTTCAATCAGGTCGGCTAGCTATTACTGTGCGTTGTTTTCGCCTGCAAATAGCAAATAAAGCAGGAATCCGGCAAAATCTCATTGTCTCGTGCCCACGTCACACCGTCCTCAGCAGAGATGGCTCATCCGTTACCCCTGGCAACGTTACGCTCTCGCGGCGACTCATTACGTGCAATGACGTCACGGGGGAATATAACATATGTAAAGCATGCGTGTATGACCGGCTAAGGACTATGTGTCATTATTATCGCAAATAATTTGTTCTCTTAGGAGTTTTCCTCGGTTCTGAGGGCGCTTATCCTTTTTTCGCAGCCAAGATTCATACCGTACTGCAATGGGAATGGACCGCTCTAAAGCTATTCGGGTTGGTTTCTACGAGATCGACAAGACTATTGGCAAAGGGAACTTCTCCGTTGTCAAACTCGCTCGCCATCGTATCACCAAAAGCCAGGTAAAACCTTGCTTATGTACTGCAGAATGGGATAGAGCAAACCATTGCAGATTTGGTCTGGGAATACTTCTCCAGACGGTGTGTTGACGGCTGTGCTGGATGCGAATTTACACCCGAGGCTTTTCGTTTCCTTTGTAGGTCGCCATCAAAATAATAGACAAGACACAACTTAACGAGATGAACTTAAAGAAAATTTACCGCGAAGTCCAGATCATGAAATTACTTCAACACCCTCATATTGTAAAGCTGTATCAGGTTGGTATTCTAgagattttttttgcaattttctCGGCGTAATCTACTCGTGCACTGTTGCTGCAAGAGTATGCACAGTGCTTGTTTGTACATTGAAATGATCATCATAGTTTGAGCTCTACGAAAGCCGAAACGGTTAATTCTCACTCGTATCACGTCTCCTATAGGTGATGGAAACGAAAAACATGTTATATTTGGTCACGGATTATGCAAACAACGGAGAAATGTTTGGTAAGTAACTCGGTCGTTTTGAGAACGCAAAACGTGGGGTTATTACGGGAAGACAAAGGGCCGTGCGCTCGTTCTCATGACCTGTACTCAGGCAAGCAAAGCGTCTAAAATGAAATCCCTCTTATAAATCTATCATTGCAATCAATCATTCACTGCGAATTAGTTAGACTATTCCAAAGTCACCGCATGTGATTAAAAAACGAGGAACCCTTTTGAGTGCTAGAACTTACTACAAAATGGCCTTCTCTGGTTATGCGGTGTGGAAATGGCTCGCTCGCTACAGAAAACAATTCTGTGTTGTTCCAAATAACGTTTTCTTCTTCTGTCGGAGTTTTGCCACTCAAAATAATTGCTGTTTGCCAAGGAATATGCCGAGATAATTTATATAAGTAACCGAATTATTTTTGTTCGTTTTAAAACTTAGTGAAAATCCAAAGGCAAACACCGTTGTTGTTGattcttttgttgttttgatgaaGCCCCCAATGGTGCTCTGAGACCATGAGACACGACCCAAAAACTGCGTCAGAGCCTTATCCGTCCGGCGTCTTTATCGTGTCCGGGCATAAAGGAACCGATCACAGATTAACGATAATATAAAAATCATTGTACAGTTTATAAATTGTGTTTTCCCTTTTTTGTCACATGATCTGTTGGCACAAAATTGGTGTTCTAGAAGTTCATATCCCCGGGGTGATGCGATCGTATGTTCTGAGAACCTCTCCATGAATATTAAATCTAGAGTATACGAAATCATTTCAGTATCGCTGCGCCACTGTTTGAAGCTATCGTTTCTAGAATTTTTCATTTTGAAATAAAGACTGACGTAGTTGGATAcgttttgttttaaaacaCTCCAAAAATTTCGCAAAAAAATCGGTGAATCTAAATGGACGATATTAGCAGACAAATCGCTTACTATGCTTACCAATATTAAAATTAAACTTTTTTCCGCGATTAACTATGGAATAAGACGTTTATAACCTCTGAAAATAGGAGTCCCGTGTAGGTGGATTGCTCTTTTTCCCTAGTGATAAACAGTTTATCTTATGATGGTATCAGGGAAGCATTAGGAAGCTATCATATCTTCCTTATTTGCACTTCAAATAAAGTTTCCTCATTTCTGAATGTTTCAGGCGATTATAGaatattgtttttatctttggAAAGACTCTTCTAGATTATGTTCCCCATCAATATAAAACAATAAGCATGGaattaatataattttatacCGTTTCGTTCACTATTGCTCAAGCTAAATGAGTTCCCTGGAGCAAGTTGTCAAAAACTGAGAAGGTTCAATATGtgcataataataaaaatactccATTTTGCCATAGCTTTTGAAAACACATCTGATGACATGTAGTCAAGATgtttttagcaaaaaaaatcagtAGTGGTCTAAGTGATGTAAACATCCAACTTCTAGAGAGCTCCAGTCTAACATTATGAACTCAAAGACAAATATATTAACAGGTTTGCTGTCTTTACCAATACCATACCATAACCAGCTACAAGAGGTTATAGGAACCAGTTTTTAATTGATAGCCTAAAATTTGGAAATTTATGTGTTTTGTTTGGATAGATAATCAATTCAGTcagtctgaaaaaaaaaaataaactatgACATAAATctgtttgtgtgttttttatcAGTATTTTCttgatgatggtagtagttTTGGTTTTGATTGGTCTAAGGTCAGATGAAGAATTTGAAAGTCCAGATTGACATCCTCCAAAAACCAGTTCCTCCTGTTTAAAGAGATTTTCATTATATTTAATGTGATACCAATCACATCTAATGATACAGTTATATTGAATACCCAACATTGATCCTTTTTATagaaattatcaatcacattttAACTGATTAgacttatcttttttttttacagattaTTTAGCTCACCATGGAAGATTACCAGAGAAGGAAGCTCGGAAAAAATTTGTGCAGATTTTAAGTGCTGTCGACTACTGTCATAAAAGACATGTTGTACACAGAGACTTAAAGGTGAGGTTTCACAAATATaaaactggaaaaaaattcaagaaaTCTTTCCctactaaaaaaaatcattaacattttttgcatattgcttaaaaaaatgttttgcatTTCAGGCAGAGAACTTACTTCTTGATCAGAACATGAATATAAAAATAGCAGGTATGCTATTATATAGTTGTTATGAACAGGAAGATTAGAGCTGTTAAATCTACCTCATAATGTTGTCAAAAAGCTCATAAATTACTGATGTTTGTCAAGAACAAACTACATTCAAATTAATCCTTTATTAGGCCTCTTCAACAGATCCATTGTATCCTTTGTTCTTCACTAGATTTTGGATTTGGAAATTATTACAAGCCTGGGAACCCACTAAACACTTGGTGTGGAAGCCCACCCTATGCAGCACCTGAGGTGTTTGAGGGGAAAATATATGACGGACCGCAGTTGGATATCTGGGtgagtaaaaaatatttgtgcaTAAACATGTCTATCTTTAGGTCCATACCCAAGATTTtactttgggggggggggggggaggggtacgaaatccaaaaaagtgggcctaattttttttttttttggaggggggggggggggggagagggcatGAGTTTCTGATAAGGATCTGACCACCCCTGAAAGAACCAAAAAGGGGAAGGATTGTTTATGCCATTGCAGTATCTACACAGGACATTTATTTTTTGGATTTGGCTAAAAAAAGTTTCACTATCTAattcgcttatgctttatagttttgtctagaAATAGCACATCTATTgcgaaccgaaagtggacttttggccgttgtgtgtgtgtggggggggagggggtggtgggGTGCAAGTGTACAGGCCTGCTCTTACATTACATTTCTTTTTGTCTGGAAAGATACTTCCTCAATTGTTCTATGTTATCTTTCGAAAAAGTATTTGAATTGATGACTAATCGATGTCTTTTTTCTACTCATAATTTCATTTGTTTCAAAGCTCTAGAGGGTTATGTTTTCACACtcacttttaaaaagttcGCCATCTTTCACAGCCACCAACAATGTCCAATTCCTGCaaactaaaaataatattttatgacGAGTTTGAAAGTACAAAAGAACTGCATATGGCCTTTGAAATGTTTTCTGCTGTATAAATTGACAATATTGGTTTTGTTCTTTTCAGAGTCTGGGTGTTGTGCTATATGTCCTTGTGTGCGGCGCTCTTCCATTTGACGGTTCTACGCTGCAAGCTTTAAGAGACAGAGTACTGGAAGGGAAATTCAGGATACCATTCTTTATGTCTACAGGTATACATAGCAATAATACTACGGAAAAACTTTTGATGTTGACCTGTCATGTAAGCCGCCATGTTGTTTTTATAAGGTTGCCGCTGCCCTACAGCAACGCCTTTGATATCACCTTGTGATAGGTCGATCTCCTTTTCAAAATACTTTCctttacatttttcttttttttttttttttgcagaatgCGAACACCTTATAAGGCACATGCTGGTAAAAGATCCTAACCAGAGATACACCATCGAGCAAATTCAAAAGCATAAATGGCTGCAGGCGGCAGATTCGCAAAAGATCTCCGAGATTGAGCAGAGTATGCGGGAGTTTGAGAAGATCTCGATGGAGGATTACAATGAGCAAGCTCTGGAGCTCATGAAGGGACTTGGGATTGACATCAAGCGAacgaaaaaggtaaaaatgataacaaataTGCCACGAGCCGTCAGATACAGCTATTATGGACTCCTGTAGAAATATAGACCCGCTTTTGTCCCCATTAGGCAAGTGGCACCCGCCTTCATTCCTAAACGCAGATGCCGAGAGACAGGTCATAAAGACTTGGCCcggaacatttttttaatcatattcATTTGTGCTTGGTGAAGCCTTAACAGTGAGTAATTTATTGATAAAGAGAttttaatgatattttttcctttcagGCTCTTGATGACAATACCTTCGACCACCACACAGCTATTTATTACCTACTCGTCGACAGATTGCGCCTACACCGCGCAAGCTACCCTGCAGAAGAACAATGCGAGACCAAGTTGCGCCGGCCTAGCGGAATCGCCGAGGCAGCGGTCGTACGCAATAATATCGAGAAGGGTACTACACTACAGGAAACCTACCCTGTACGGCAAGTCGCAAGCGTGCAACCGCGGAGACCGTACTTACCTTTACAAATTGCTATAAATGAACTCCATGATCGCATCCCTACTCCGCCTGAGATACGGCGAGAGATTGCGAATCAGTGTCTACGGGAAATGTCGCCAGTTCGCGAAGAGAGCTTTAAGATGAGGTGTAGCGCGCCTCGGGAGGCGGGGCCAGGCATAGACATTAATGCGACTAAGGCGATCCTTGACGCGCAGAGGATGGAGAGTGACGAGGAGGATCAGGAGATCAAGGCTGCATTGAGTCAGGTCGAACAACAATCTCAAGAGAAACCTAAGATAAGGCGCCATACGGTGCACACGGCGCCTAAGGGTGGGCTGGAGGTACCGGCCGGACATCCTCTTCTTCGTGCGCAGGCGTCAACTGGGGGGATCCCTCCCGGAATTGCAGGGTTCACCTTTACACCGCAGGTTCTCGTGTCGTCGCCTAGTACCCAGGCTCTACCGACATCGGTTTCCGGACCTCATTTACCAATGCGTGATACGCAGGCTCCGAGTTATCACCCGACGCATCCGTCGTTGACCCGACGTGCTTCCGACGGCAACGCGGTCATTCCCGTCATGCAGCAAACCCTTAAAGAGAACTCTACGCTAAAACGCATTCGACAACTACAACAGGAGCATCTTAAACTACAAGAACAATATCAGAAATCACTATCACCGTCTGAACTCCGACAACAACAAGCACTTCACGCTGATTATAAACAGCGATACAATCAAATGCGTAAAGAACTTCAGAGACAATACGAGAGACTTATGTCTGATAACGAGCAGGTGGAAAGTCTTCCCGAGGAGAAGTTGATGAACGATATGAGCGAGGTGCCCCGGGTCCCGACCCTTATCGAGGAGAGTTCTGCTTTACATTTTCCACTGCATCACCCTGAAAACGATGCGCCATCACTACCGCATAACCCGTTGTTGAACCAGTTTCAGCAATTGCACATTGACAATAACTGCCGGCATAACCCCATTCGTAGAATGCCGTGCATGAAACAAAACCCTCATAAGCAGGTATTTAGGACTTCTTCGTACAAAAAGGCGCAAATGTACGGTTTATTACCGCCGCTAGAATGTGAGATTACCAACACCCCCACGACACTTGCAGGGCAAGGGCGAATTGAGCAACACACTGAATCAGCCCAAGCGCAATCGGTAGCTGCACTTTAAACACTTTTGACGGCAGTTAATGGATTGACAGTTGCTACGGCGACTGAAGTTTTGCAGTGCGCCTCTTGCCATAAAATGGCTGGAAATTATTCGTTGTCGCACGAACGTCTTCGTTTGCTTTTCGTACGTGTGGGGATAACGCTGGAAAAGATATTTTGAGGGGATAAAACAATATTTCGCTTTTTTAAGAGATTTGAGCAGATTTTTGTACGTATAAACACGACGttcattttaaaagtttgagAGTTAAATGGTGAGAATTCCTctataaaagaaacaaatttatttaatcgatgaaatttttatttttgttcataGAATATCAAAACACAACTTTCTTCTTATGAAAATATCATCAGaagattaaaataattaaataaatattatttagattataaaaaatacaatcgAATAACACATGTAACTAACATACAGGCGCTGATCCGGGATACTGAAATATCCGGGATATTGAAAGTTTGGCCTGTTTACGAAAAAAGCGCTGAACACAGCGCGAAGCAAAGAACTCATACTTAACTTACTAACTAACTTTTGACCTGTCTACGTAAACAGGTTTAAATAGGCCTGGCTCCGCGCCTGACATAGATGTCATTGTAGGTCGTCCGGCTCATTGACACAAATCCAGTAAATCATTGCTCAATCTTGTTGAACTAAGACTCAGTCAGTGCAGTCGAACCGTAGAATGAAAGCGCAGTACGTATCGTATAATGTAACATGGCTACAACGAGTAACAACATATCAAATAAAGTATGTTAAATATTGACTGTGTGGTGCATAAGACATAACCATGTCTCTGTTTGACAGGAATGTTTCCCTGTATCATACATCCAAGACGGCCCGCCGATTTGGTGGATGGAAAAATAACCCTTGCTaaatcag is a window from the Nematostella vectensis chromosome 9, jaNemVect1.1, whole genome shotgun sequence genome containing:
- the LOC5502910 gene encoding serine/threonine-protein kinase SIK1 isoform X4, which encodes MGMDRSKAIRVGFYEIDKTIGKGNFSVVKLARHRITKSQVAIKIIDKTQLNEMNLKKIYREVQIMKLLQHPHIVKLYQVMETKNMLYLVTDYANNGEMFDYLAHHGRLPEKEARKKFVQILSAVDYCHKRHVVHRDLKAENLLLDQNMNIKIADFGFGNYYKPGNPLNTWCGSPPYAAPEVFEGKIYDGPQLDIWSLGVVLYVLVCGALPFDGSTLQALRDRVLEGKFRIPFFMSTECEHLIRHMLVKDPNQRYTIEQIQKHKWLQAADSQKISEIEQSMREFEKISMEDYNEQALELMKGLGIDIKRTKKALDDNTFDHHTAIYYLLVDRLRLHRASYPAEEQCETKLRRPSGIAEAAVVRNNIEKGTTLQETYPVRQVASVQPRRPYLPLQIAINELHDRIPTPPEIRREIANQCLREMSPVREESFKMRCSAPREAGPGIDINATKAILDAQRMESDEEDQEIKAALSQVEQQSQEKPKIRRHTVHTAPKGGLEVPAGHPLLRAQASTGGIPPGIAGFTFTPQVLVSSPSTQALPTSVSGPHLPMRDTQAPSYHPTHPSLTRRASDGNAVIPVMQQTLKENSTLKRIRQLQQEHLKLQEQYQKSLSPSELRQQQALHADYKQRYNQMRKELQRQYERLMSDNEQVESLPEEKLMNDMSEVPRVPTLIEESSALHFPLHHPENDAPSLPHNPLLNQFQQLHIDNNCRHNPIRRMPCMKQNPHKQVFRTSSYKKAQMYGLLPPLECEITNTPTTLAGQGRIEQHTESAQAQSVAAL
- the LOC5502910 gene encoding serine/threonine-protein kinase SIK1 isoform X3 → MVHDSRSLLGPGGYFGNSISSGCKKPNIGRQDSYRTAMGMDRSKAIRVGFYEIDKTIGKGNFSVVKLARHRITKSQVAIKIIDKTQLNEMNLKKIYREVQIMKLLQHPHIVKLYQVMETKNMLYLVTDYANNGEMFDYLAHHGRLPEKEARKKFVQILSAVDYCHKRHVVHRDLKAENLLLDQNMNIKIADFGFGNYYKPGNPLNTWCGSPPYAAPEVFEGKIYDGPQLDIWSLGVVLYVLVCGALPFDGSTLQALRDRVLEGKFRIPFFMSTECEHLIRHMLVKDPNQRYTIEQIQKHKWLQAADSQKISEIEQSMREFEKISMEDYNEQALELMKGLGIDIKRTKKALDDNTFDHHTAIYYLLVDRLRLHRASYPAEEQCETKLRRPSGIAEAAVVRNNIEKGTTLQETYPVRQVASVQPRRPYLPLQIAINELHDRIPTPPEIRREIANQCLREMSPVREESFKMRCSAPREAGPGIDINATKAILDAQRMESDEEDQEIKAALSQVEQQSQEKPKIRRHTVHTAPKGGLEVPAGHPLLRAQASTGGIPPGIAGFTFTPQVLVSSPSTQALPTSVSGPHLPMRDTQAPSYHPTHPSLTRRASDGNAVIPVMQQTLKENSTLKRIRQLQQEHLKLQEQYQKSLSPSELRQQQALHADYKQRYNQMRKELQRQYERLMSDNEQVESLPEEKLMNDMSEVPRVPTLIEESSALHFPLHHPENDAPSLPHNPLLNQFQQLHIDNNCRHNPIRRMPCMKQNPHKQVFRTSSYKKAQMYGLLPPLECEITNTPTTLAGQGRIEQHTESAQAQSVAAL
- the LOC5502910 gene encoding serine/threonine-protein kinase SIK1 isoform X2; translation: MVELTSDMEGSAPRRKRPARNPLFMQAVTRVIRERRLLASQDSYRTAMGMDRSKAIRVGFYEIDKTIGKGNFSVVKLARHRITKSQVAIKIIDKTQLNEMNLKKIYREVQIMKLLQHPHIVKLYQVMETKNMLYLVTDYANNGEMFDYLAHHGRLPEKEARKKFVQILSAVDYCHKRHVVHRDLKAENLLLDQNMNIKIADFGFGNYYKPGNPLNTWCGSPPYAAPEVFEGKIYDGPQLDIWSLGVVLYVLVCGALPFDGSTLQALRDRVLEGKFRIPFFMSTECEHLIRHMLVKDPNQRYTIEQIQKHKWLQAADSQKISEIEQSMREFEKISMEDYNEQALELMKGLGIDIKRTKKALDDNTFDHHTAIYYLLVDRLRLHRASYPAEEQCETKLRRPSGIAEAAVVRNNIEKGTTLQETYPVRQVASVQPRRPYLPLQIAINELHDRIPTPPEIRREIANQCLREMSPVREESFKMRCSAPREAGPGIDINATKAILDAQRMESDEEDQEIKAALSQVEQQSQEKPKIRRHTVHTAPKGGLEVPAGHPLLRAQASTGGIPPGIAGFTFTPQVLVSSPSTQALPTSVSGPHLPMRDTQAPSYHPTHPSLTRRASDGNAVIPVMQQTLKENSTLKRIRQLQQEHLKLQEQYQKSLSPSELRQQQALHADYKQRYNQMRKELQRQYERLMSDNEQVESLPEEKLMNDMSEVPRVPTLIEESSALHFPLHHPENDAPSLPHNPLLNQFQQLHIDNNCRHNPIRRMPCMKQNPHKQVFRTSSYKKAQMYGLLPPLECEITNTPTTLAGQGRIEQHTESAQAQSVAAL
- the LOC5502910 gene encoding serine/threonine-protein kinase SIK1 isoform X1 — protein: MLAEYIGCPVLCCLCFTQIGSGSQPLTYKLGTETLALGWSPIISQDSYRTAMGMDRSKAIRVGFYEIDKTIGKGNFSVVKLARHRITKSQVAIKIIDKTQLNEMNLKKIYREVQIMKLLQHPHIVKLYQVMETKNMLYLVTDYANNGEMFDYLAHHGRLPEKEARKKFVQILSAVDYCHKRHVVHRDLKAENLLLDQNMNIKIADFGFGNYYKPGNPLNTWCGSPPYAAPEVFEGKIYDGPQLDIWSLGVVLYVLVCGALPFDGSTLQALRDRVLEGKFRIPFFMSTECEHLIRHMLVKDPNQRYTIEQIQKHKWLQAADSQKISEIEQSMREFEKISMEDYNEQALELMKGLGIDIKRTKKALDDNTFDHHTAIYYLLVDRLRLHRASYPAEEQCETKLRRPSGIAEAAVVRNNIEKGTTLQETYPVRQVASVQPRRPYLPLQIAINELHDRIPTPPEIRREIANQCLREMSPVREESFKMRCSAPREAGPGIDINATKAILDAQRMESDEEDQEIKAALSQVEQQSQEKPKIRRHTVHTAPKGGLEVPAGHPLLRAQASTGGIPPGIAGFTFTPQVLVSSPSTQALPTSVSGPHLPMRDTQAPSYHPTHPSLTRRASDGNAVIPVMQQTLKENSTLKRIRQLQQEHLKLQEQYQKSLSPSELRQQQALHADYKQRYNQMRKELQRQYERLMSDNEQVESLPEEKLMNDMSEVPRVPTLIEESSALHFPLHHPENDAPSLPHNPLLNQFQQLHIDNNCRHNPIRRMPCMKQNPHKQVFRTSSYKKAQMYGLLPPLECEITNTPTTLAGQGRIEQHTESAQAQSVAAL